In one Gemmatimonadota bacterium genomic region, the following are encoded:
- a CDS encoding FliM/FliN family flagellar motor switch protein — MAEKLSQTEIDALLGSSADPLAAADPGYTTSEDVQLYDFRRPRHVSKERLRTLEAMYERLTKSLEAWLIGRVRRQVELKLQSVEQFTFGEFTFSLPTPCASYGFDIVNVPGQKGVIDVGHEFAYFLVDRFFGGSDNPALMQRAMTPIERLAVRMVVERISGLLAEIWQDFVGLDLAITTFESFPEMVQGVAREDPVLVANIQVSSGSLTSLLVVCLPLSVLDKFFSSSDSKRVKEMTGSDEERRRTRELAEDSLRATNVDITARMPMFNVTMRQLLNLPMGSVIPTGIPTDTPLELHIGGHKRYSAAAGRIGKKLAVRLLDAPEAPGTR; from the coding sequence ATGGCCGAAAAACTTTCCCAGACTGAGATCGATGCCCTCTTGGGCAGCAGCGCAGATCCGCTCGCAGCAGCCGACCCTGGCTACACGACGAGCGAAGATGTGCAGCTGTACGATTTCCGCCGTCCGCGCCACGTCTCCAAAGAGCGTCTCCGGACGCTCGAAGCGATGTACGAGCGTCTCACGAAATCGCTTGAAGCATGGCTGATCGGCCGCGTGCGCCGTCAGGTGGAACTCAAGCTGCAAAGCGTGGAGCAATTCACCTTCGGCGAGTTCACATTCTCGCTGCCGACGCCGTGCGCGTCGTACGGTTTTGACATCGTGAACGTGCCCGGTCAAAAGGGCGTGATCGACGTCGGACACGAGTTCGCCTACTTCCTCGTCGACCGCTTCTTTGGCGGCAGTGACAACCCGGCGCTGATGCAGCGCGCGATGACGCCCATCGAGCGGCTCGCCGTGCGTATGGTCGTCGAACGCATTTCCGGCCTGCTCGCGGAGATCTGGCAAGATTTCGTGGGGCTCGACCTCGCGATCACGACGTTTGAGTCGTTCCCCGAGATGGTGCAGGGCGTGGCCCGCGAAGATCCGGTGCTCGTCGCCAACATCCAGGTGAGCTCGGGCTCGCTCACCTCGCTGCTCGTGGTGTGCCTACCGCTCTCCGTGCTCGACAAGTTCTTCTCGTCCAGCGACTCCAAGCGCGTCAAGGAAATGACGGGCTCTGATGAGGAACGCCGTCGGACGCGCGAACTCGCCGAAGATTCGCTGCGCGCCACCAACGTGGATATCACCGCGCGGATGCCAATGTTCAACGTCACGATGCGCCAGCTGCTCAACCTCCCGATGGGCAGTGTGATCCCCACCGGCATTCCCACGGATACGCCGCTCGAGCTGCATATCGGCGGCCACAAGCGCTACAGTGCCGCCGCCGGCCGTATTGGCAAAAAGCTTGCAGTTCGACTCCTCGACGCCCCAGAAGCACCGGGCACCCGCTGA
- the fliR gene encoding flagellar biosynthetic protein FliR, translating into MNIAVAPFDLFSRGSGEALVLAGARMGGLMLVAPALSETVVPRMYRAMLVVILTLLLQPMALSAMSTVPHITGATLITETVIGFSIGLGAALLIAAAETAGDVVAVQIGLSGSAILDPLSNENLPVLGTFMRLFAVTLLLSFNLHLQMLSALADSFHALPLGQPVSLPGGMMAMLQLGGALFAFGVRFAAPVIAAVLITNVALAVLGRAAPQLNILSVSFPIQIAVGLLTLIASLPAIARFFGGWSGVYDGMLSVVARGFMAVAIR; encoded by the coding sequence ATGAACATTGCGGTCGCGCCCTTCGATCTGTTCTCCCGCGGCTCCGGAGAGGCACTCGTGCTCGCCGGTGCGCGCATGGGCGGATTGATGTTGGTCGCGCCGGCGCTGTCGGAGACCGTGGTGCCGCGCATGTATCGCGCGATGCTCGTGGTCATTCTCACCCTGCTGTTGCAGCCCATGGCCTTGTCGGCGATGTCGACGGTACCCCACATCACCGGCGCAACGCTCATTACGGAAACCGTCATCGGTTTCTCGATCGGACTGGGGGCGGCTCTTCTCATTGCCGCCGCCGAGACGGCCGGCGACGTGGTCGCCGTGCAGATCGGCTTGAGCGGCTCGGCGATTCTCGATCCGCTCAGCAACGAAAATCTGCCGGTCCTCGGCACCTTCATGCGGCTGTTCGCCGTCACGTTGCTGCTCTCGTTCAACCTGCACCTCCAAATGCTGTCGGCGCTCGCCGACTCGTTCCATGCGCTGCCGCTGGGTCAGCCCGTATCACTCCCGGGCGGAATGATGGCCATGCTGCAGCTGGGCGGAGCGCTCTTTGCCTTTGGGGTGCGCTTTGCGGCACCAGTGATTGCCGCCGTGCTCATCACCAACGTGGCGCTGGCCGTCCTTGGACGCGCGGCTCCGCAGCTCAACATTCTCTCAGTTTCGTTCCCGATTCAGATCGCCGTCGGCTTGCTGACACTGATCGCCTCCTTGCCGGCCATCGCCCGATTCTTCGGCGGATGGTCCGGTGTCTACGACGGCATGCTCAGCGTCGTTGCCCGCGGCTTTATGGCCGTGGCTATCCGCTGA
- the flhA gene encoding flagellar biosynthesis protein FlhA: MSTMIVPGPDVRRARIAEVGVAVAVVFVIALLVVPLPPFMLDLFLALSIGVSLVVLLAALYTTDPLEFSSFPALLLLLTLFRLALNVSSTRLILGQGHAGQVIEAFGKFVIGGNYAVGLVLFLILVGINFIVITKGAGRVAEVAARFTLDAMPGKQMAIDADLSAGLIDEATARERRSIISRQADFFGAMDGASKFVKGDAIAGLLITGINILGGIFIGVVQRGLPIADAASTYTILTVGEGLVAQIPALIVSTAAGLMVTSAGGTRLGNVLSSQLGAQPKALYITGGVLASFAIIPGLPTIPFLILAGVFAAIGKVATDAQDQREAKAESERIVPEAAAPPAPSPLKDLLQLDPIEIEVGYALIPIIDESQGGDLLERISLLRKQAAVDLGILVPAIRIRDDVRLPANEYIIKLRGSEVARAEVLPRFVLALDTGAVLEPIDGVEASDPSFGMPARWINPSRRTEAEALGYVVVEPTTMVATHLMETIKANAAELLGRQDVQEMVETLKRTHPALVEEVVPAKISLGILHRVLQRLLRERVPIRDLVTILEALGDNADVVKDPEQLTEHVRRSLGNVIANQFMGEDGALRGITLGPRLEASLMGLFAPRSAQPGTSLLTPDSLAGLLRELQNLMAAAPDARTMPLFVPPGLRVGVRRLIEPVMPQLPVVSLAELPPFVNLSTIGTWELKHAA; the protein is encoded by the coding sequence ATGAGCACCATGATCGTTCCGGGCCCGGATGTGCGCCGCGCGCGAATCGCCGAAGTTGGCGTCGCCGTGGCCGTCGTCTTCGTCATCGCCTTGCTGGTGGTGCCGCTGCCGCCGTTCATGCTCGACTTGTTCTTGGCGCTCTCCATTGGCGTGTCGCTGGTAGTCTTGCTCGCGGCGCTCTATACCACAGACCCGCTTGAGTTCAGCTCCTTCCCCGCGCTGCTGCTCTTGCTCACGCTCTTCCGCCTCGCGCTCAACGTGAGTTCCACACGGTTGATTCTTGGGCAGGGCCATGCGGGACAGGTGATTGAGGCATTCGGCAAGTTCGTGATCGGCGGCAACTATGCCGTGGGTCTCGTGCTCTTCCTGATTCTCGTTGGCATCAATTTTATCGTTATCACGAAGGGTGCTGGACGCGTGGCCGAAGTGGCGGCGCGCTTCACCCTTGACGCCATGCCCGGCAAGCAAATGGCGATCGACGCCGACTTGAGCGCCGGTCTTATTGACGAGGCCACCGCGCGCGAACGTCGCTCGATCATCAGCCGCCAAGCCGATTTCTTTGGCGCGATGGACGGCGCCTCAAAGTTCGTAAAGGGCGACGCGATTGCCGGCCTGCTCATTACGGGCATCAATATTCTGGGCGGCATCTTTATTGGTGTGGTGCAGCGCGGCCTCCCGATTGCCGATGCGGCTTCGACGTACACCATCCTCACCGTTGGTGAAGGACTCGTCGCGCAGATTCCCGCGCTGATCGTCTCCACCGCCGCTGGCCTGATGGTCACGTCCGCGGGTGGCACGCGCCTCGGCAACGTGTTGAGCTCGCAGCTCGGCGCGCAGCCCAAGGCCCTGTATATCACCGGTGGTGTGTTGGCGTCCTTCGCTATCATCCCGGGCCTCCCCACGATTCCGTTCTTGATTCTGGCCGGTGTGTTTGCTGCGATTGGTAAAGTGGCCACGGACGCTCAGGATCAGCGCGAAGCGAAAGCCGAGTCGGAGCGCATTGTGCCCGAAGCGGCCGCACCGCCCGCACCGTCGCCGCTCAAGGACTTGCTGCAACTCGACCCGATCGAAATCGAAGTGGGCTACGCGCTCATTCCGATCATCGACGAGTCGCAGGGCGGCGACCTGCTCGAACGCATTAGCCTCCTCCGCAAGCAGGCCGCGGTGGACCTCGGCATTCTGGTGCCGGCCATTCGCATTCGCGATGACGTCCGTCTGCCGGCCAACGAATACATCATCAAGCTCCGCGGCTCCGAAGTCGCGCGCGCCGAGGTGCTCCCGCGCTTTGTGCTCGCGCTCGATACTGGCGCTGTGCTCGAGCCGATTGACGGCGTCGAAGCATCGGATCCGAGTTTCGGTATGCCGGCGCGTTGGATCAATCCGTCGCGCCGCACCGAGGCTGAAGCGCTGGGCTACGTCGTAGTTGAACCGACCACGATGGTGGCCACGCACTTGATGGAGACCATCAAGGCCAACGCCGCTGAACTGCTCGGTCGCCAGGACGTGCAGGAAATGGTCGAGACGCTCAAGCGGACGCATCCGGCACTTGTTGAAGAAGTCGTGCCTGCCAAAATCTCACTGGGCATTCTGCACCGCGTGCTGCAGCGCCTTCTCCGTGAGCGCGTTCCGATTCGCGACCTGGTCACGATTCTCGAAGCGCTCGGCGACAATGCCGACGTGGTCAAAGATCCGGAACAGCTCACCGAGCACGTGCGCCGTTCGCTCGGCAACGTCATTGCCAATCAGTTCATGGGCGAAGACGGCGCGCTGCGCGGCATTACGCTTGGACCGCGCCTCGAGGCATCGCTCATGGGGCTCTTTGCTCCGCGCTCGGCTCAGCCTGGCACGAGCCTGCTCACGCCCGATTCTTTGGCTGGACTGCTCCGCGAACTGCAGAACCTTATGGCCGCCGCGCCCGACGCGCGCACGATGCCGCTCTTCGTGCCGCCCGGTCTCCGCGTTGGCGTACGTCGTCTGATTGAGCCTGTGATGCCGCAGCTGCCCGTGGTATCGCTCGCGGAACTGCCACCGTTCGTCAACCTGAGCACTATCGGGACGTGGGAGCTGAAACATGCGGCTTGA
- the fliP gene encoding flagellar type III secretion system pore protein FliP (The bacterial flagellar biogenesis protein FliP forms a type III secretion system (T3SS)-type pore required for flagellar assembly.) encodes MTIGSFIGVMGMLGLVLGLLVLTLRLLKRYAPTTASGTSRMPLEVVQRLPLGPRQGIAIVRIGEQLIAVSIGEGGVRTLVEVDTPAGADAIAVPTTTDVAGGFGGTLRQALRQSTGLVFALMLAIGSLQAQNAAPTKAAPVQNAAPTKAAPAQPSAATKAPTQNPAATTKTAPTKAAPAKAATAGPTVARADTMIAKLAPRIDLRVGEQAGGLRLSGTVGVVVMMGLLTLLPTAILMMTGFTRIFIVLHFLRQAMGTQSAPPGQLIAAMALILTGFVMTPTLTEVNRTALEPWLDGKMEQSTMLAEGVKPFRTFMLRQVRERDLVTFMSISRQPAVSRPEDVPLVVLVSAFATSELRISFQIGFALFLPFLVIDVVVASVLMSMGMMMLPPVMVSLPFKLLLFVLVDGWSLLIQGLVQSFR; translated from the coding sequence GTGACCATTGGGTCGTTCATTGGCGTGATGGGCATGCTCGGGCTTGTGCTCGGGCTGCTCGTGCTCACGCTCCGTTTGCTCAAGCGCTATGCGCCGACCACGGCGAGCGGCACCAGCCGTATGCCGCTCGAGGTAGTCCAGCGCTTGCCGCTCGGACCGCGTCAGGGCATCGCGATTGTTCGCATCGGCGAGCAACTCATTGCGGTGTCCATTGGTGAGGGCGGCGTCCGCACGCTGGTCGAAGTCGACACGCCGGCCGGCGCTGATGCGATTGCTGTTCCGACCACCACGGATGTTGCTGGCGGATTCGGCGGCACGTTGCGCCAAGCGCTGCGCCAGTCCACCGGACTGGTGTTCGCGCTGATGTTGGCCATCGGTTCGCTGCAGGCACAGAACGCCGCGCCGACGAAAGCCGCCCCTGTACAAAACGCTGCACCGACCAAGGCCGCGCCGGCTCAGCCATCCGCCGCAACCAAGGCGCCGACACAGAACCCTGCCGCCACGACCAAAACGGCGCCAACGAAAGCCGCGCCCGCCAAGGCCGCGACCGCTGGCCCGACTGTCGCACGCGCGGACACGATGATCGCCAAGCTCGCGCCGCGCATCGACCTACGCGTCGGCGAACAGGCGGGTGGCCTGCGACTCTCCGGCACCGTCGGCGTGGTCGTCATGATGGGACTGCTCACGCTACTGCCCACGGCCATCCTGATGATGACGGGCTTCACCCGCATCTTCATTGTCCTACACTTTCTGCGTCAGGCGATGGGCACGCAGAGTGCCCCGCCGGGGCAGTTGATTGCCGCGATGGCATTGATCCTCACGGGCTTCGTGATGACGCCGACGCTCACCGAAGTGAATCGCACCGCACTCGAGCCTTGGCTCGACGGCAAGATGGAACAGTCCACGATGCTCGCCGAAGGCGTCAAGCCGTTTCGCACCTTCATGCTGCGCCAGGTGCGCGAGCGCGATCTCGTGACCTTCATGAGCATCAGCCGCCAGCCGGCCGTCTCCCGCCCGGAAGATGTGCCGCTCGTCGTGCTCGTCTCCGCCTTTGCCACCAGTGAACTGCGCATCTCGTTTCAGATTGGCTTCGCGCTCTTTCTCCCCTTTCTCGTCATCGACGTCGTGGTGGCTTCCGTGCTCATGTCCATGGGCATGATGATGTTGCCGCCCGTGATGGTCTCCCTGCCCTTCAAGCTGCTCCTCTTTGTGCTCGTCGACGGGTGGTCACTGCTCATTCAGGGCCTCGTCCAGAGCTTCCGCTAA
- a CDS encoding EscU/YscU/HrcU family type III secretion system export apparatus switch protein, which translates to MANDSEQEKTEQATPRKRQDAKEEGRIPRSPELGTAALMLSAAFTINTVAPAISARMIELFASGLRQVGAMKGGEGAAVSLLQQTGRETLYIIAFLAAGVAVTALTVATVQARGTLTIKPLGPNWERLNPMTNAGQMLGWRQVAELIKALLKVAIIGWAVWRALSAAWPEFTELSSRDPASLLETTRHYSVKMLVSAGLAYLVLAAADYLFQWWQYEKNLKMSKEEVRQESKQSEGDQQMKGRMRAAARARMRRQMFQDVPKADVIIVNPTHVAVALLYDALKAPAPIVLAMGQRKIAERIKKIAYENNVPVIENKPLAWALLGSAQVGMMIPADLYAAVAEVLAFVIRQRARRGAPARSSTAVTV; encoded by the coding sequence ATGGCAAACGATTCTGAACAGGAAAAAACCGAACAAGCAACACCGCGAAAGCGACAAGACGCCAAGGAAGAAGGCCGCATCCCGCGATCGCCGGAACTCGGCACCGCGGCGCTTATGCTGAGTGCGGCCTTTACGATCAACACCGTGGCGCCGGCGATTTCCGCACGAATGATCGAACTCTTTGCGAGCGGACTCCGTCAGGTGGGCGCGATGAAGGGCGGCGAAGGTGCGGCCGTGTCATTGCTGCAGCAGACGGGCCGTGAAACGCTGTACATCATTGCCTTTCTCGCAGCGGGTGTGGCCGTGACGGCACTCACCGTTGCCACCGTTCAGGCACGCGGCACCTTGACCATCAAGCCGCTCGGTCCGAACTGGGAACGCCTCAACCCGATGACCAACGCGGGTCAGATGTTGGGCTGGCGTCAGGTGGCGGAGTTGATCAAGGCGCTTCTCAAGGTTGCGATTATCGGTTGGGCCGTATGGCGCGCACTGTCGGCGGCGTGGCCGGAGTTCACCGAACTCTCGTCGAGAGATCCGGCCAGCTTGCTCGAGACGACGCGTCACTACTCCGTGAAGATGCTCGTCAGCGCCGGCCTCGCGTATCTCGTGCTCGCCGCGGCGGATTATCTGTTTCAGTGGTGGCAGTACGAAAAGAACCTCAAGATGAGTAAGGAAGAGGTTCGCCAGGAATCCAAACAGTCCGAAGGCGATCAGCAGATGAAGGGTCGCATGCGGGCGGCGGCGCGCGCGCGGATGCGTCGCCAGATGTTCCAAGACGTGCCGAAGGCCGATGTGATCATCGTCAACCCGACGCACGTCGCCGTGGCGCTGCTTTATGACGCTCTCAAGGCACCGGCGCCGATTGTGCTCGCCATGGGTCAGCGCAAGATCGCCGAACGCATCAAGAAGATCGCGTACGAGAACAACGTGCCGGTCATTGAAAACAAACCGTTGGCCTGGGCGCTGCTCGGGTCGGCGCAGGTCGGCATGATGATTCCCGCCGACTTGTACGCCGCCGTTGCTGAAGTCCTCGCCTTTGTGATTCGTCAGCGCGCCCGTCGTGGCGCGCCGGCTCGCTCTTCAACCGCCGTCACCGTATGA
- the fliQ gene encoding flagellar biosynthesis protein FliQ produces MSDTIVVDLARNALLLAASLAGPMLLVALIVGLIISILQAVTQIQEQTLAFVPKLTAVAMVFLIGLPWMIQTAVRYTAELLRSIPNLAS; encoded by the coding sequence ATGTCTGATACCATCGTCGTCGACCTCGCACGCAACGCGTTGCTGTTGGCCGCCTCACTCGCAGGGCCGATGCTTCTCGTCGCCCTCATCGTGGGATTGATCATCAGCATTCTGCAAGCCGTCACGCAGATCCAAGAGCAGACGCTCGCCTTCGTGCCAAAACTCACCGCCGTGGCCATGGTCTTTTTGATTGGCCTGCCGTGGATGATTCAGACGGCGGTGCGCTATACCGCCGAACTGCTCCGCAGCATTCCGAATCTCGCGTCATGA
- the fliN gene encoding flagellar motor switch protein FliN, with amino-acid sequence MTDSQQPNYTELTTTLNGQGEVPLSMLLDLNLPVSIELGRTKMTVQEILRLGRGSVIQLERLAGEPVDIYVGDRRFAEGEVVVIDEHFGIRLTSVVQGFSPIEAAA; translated from the coding sequence ATGACTGACAGCCAACAGCCCAACTACACCGAACTCACCACGACCCTCAACGGCCAGGGTGAAGTTCCGCTCTCTATGCTGCTCGACCTCAACCTGCCCGTGTCGATCGAGCTCGGCCGCACCAAGATGACCGTGCAAGAAATCCTGCGCCTCGGACGCGGGTCCGTCATTCAGCTCGAGCGTCTGGCCGGCGAGCCGGTGGACATCTATGTCGGCGACCGTCGCTTTGCCGAAGGCGAAGTGGTCGTCATCGACGAACACTTTGGCATTCGCCTCACCTCCGTGGTGCAGGGCTTCAGCCCGATCGAGGCCGCCGCGTGA
- a CDS encoding flagellar basal body-associated FliL family protein — protein MADEQTEVVAEATEAPKKGKLGPIIIVAGLVFGVGMGAFVAGPTIAHRLAPRPAGDSAEAGKEKKAEAKGEAGKESPVLLLDNLVMNPAASGGQRFLLISIGLQVSDALAHAELKKREIEARDAILRIFGTKTTEDLSDVSQRDGFKKEIKTALDSLLGPNVIRGVFFPQFVLQ, from the coding sequence ATGGCTGACGAGCAGACAGAAGTAGTCGCCGAAGCAACCGAAGCCCCAAAGAAGGGGAAGCTTGGACCGATCATCATCGTCGCCGGGTTGGTTTTCGGCGTCGGGATGGGCGCATTCGTGGCAGGCCCGACCATCGCCCATCGGCTCGCTCCGCGACCGGCCGGCGACAGCGCGGAAGCTGGCAAGGAAAAGAAGGCGGAAGCGAAGGGTGAGGCTGGCAAGGAATCCCCGGTGCTACTGCTCGACAACCTCGTGATGAATCCGGCCGCGTCTGGTGGCCAGCGCTTTCTGCTCATCTCGATCGGCCTGCAAGTCAGCGATGCGCTGGCGCACGCTGAACTCAAGAAGCGCGAGATCGAAGCACGCGACGCCATTCTGCGCATCTTCGGCACCAAGACCACCGAAGACCTCTCCGACGTCTCGCAACGCGATGGCTTCAAAAAAGAAATCAAGACGGCTCTCGATTCGCTGCTCGGACCCAACGTGATCCGCGGCGTGTTCTTTCCGCAGTTCGTGCTTCAGTAG